The Flavobacterium praedii genome window below encodes:
- the ileS gene encoding isoleucine--tRNA ligase: protein MSTKFTEYKGLDLPTVASEVLDFWKEKNIFEKSVTTREGKEPFVFFEGPPSANGLPGIHHVMARAIKDIFCRYKTQKGFQVKRKAGWDTHGLPVELGTEAALGITKEDIGKKITVAEYNEACKKTVMRYTDVWNDLTEKMGYWVDMEDPYVTYKSKYMESVWWLLKQIYNKDLMYKGYTIQPYSPKAGTGLSSHEVNQPGSYRDVTDTTVVAQFKSPLTPEGGNEENSILKAFGLSSPLSEGLGEAFFLAWTTTPWTLPSNTALTVGPRIEYVLVKTFNQYTFRPSNVILAKNLVGKQFGKGFFESSEPSDFENFKEGDKKIPFLILAECKGADLVGIRYEQLMQYALPYQNPENAFRVISGDFVTTEDGTGIVHTAPTFGADDAKVAKEATPEVPPMLVLDENENPVPLVDLQGRFTSHMGEFGGKYVKNEYYTNGDVPERSIDVEIAIRLKEENKAFKVEKYVHSYPHCWRTDTPILYYPLDSWFIKITEVRDRMFDLNETINWKPKATGEGRFGNWLKNANDWNLSRSRFWGIPLPIWRTEDGTEEMLIGSVEELYNEIEKAIQAGVQVENPFKEFQIGNMSEENYDLIDLHKNVVDEITLVSASGKAMKREADLIDVWFDSGAMPYAQWHYPFENKDKIDENKDFPANFIAEGVDQTRGWFYTLHAIGTLVFDKIAYKNVVSNGLVLDKNGQKMSKRLGNAADPFETLKEYGPDATRWYMISNANPWDNLKFDLEGIAEVRRKFFGTLYNTYSFFSLYANIDGFKYAEAEIPVNERPEIDQWIISELNTLIAAVDSYYDDYEPTKAARAISEFVQENLSNWYVRLCRRRFWKGDYAQDKIAAYQTLYTCLLTISKLGAPIAPFFMDKLYKDLTGATQSENFESVHLALFPVSVEKYVNKMLESKMQKAQTISSLVLSLRKKEMIKVRQPLQKVMIPVLDVNQRLEIEAVSDLIKAEVNVKEIVLLDDASGILIKQIKPNFKALGPRFGKDMGLISKEIQNLSTEQISQFDKEGSLTIVIAGNSVILSLEDVEISSQDIEGWLVANSNGITVALDITISPELKQEGIARELVNRIQNIRKDAGFEVTDKIKVHLQKNDTLETAVKANEDYIKSETLTEVLVFEENIAQGTEIEFDGITTNIIITKN, encoded by the coding sequence ATGAGCACAAAATTTACTGAATACAAAGGACTTGACTTGCCAACAGTGGCGTCAGAAGTACTGGATTTTTGGAAGGAAAAAAACATCTTTGAAAAAAGTGTAACCACTCGCGAAGGAAAAGAACCTTTCGTGTTTTTTGAAGGTCCTCCTTCGGCTAACGGATTACCAGGAATTCACCACGTAATGGCACGTGCGATTAAAGATATTTTTTGCAGATATAAAACCCAAAAAGGGTTCCAAGTAAAGCGTAAAGCAGGTTGGGATACCCACGGATTGCCTGTAGAATTGGGTACAGAGGCAGCACTTGGAATTACCAAAGAAGATATTGGAAAAAAAATAACCGTAGCCGAGTATAACGAAGCGTGTAAAAAAACCGTAATGCGTTATACCGATGTATGGAATGACTTGACCGAAAAAATGGGATATTGGGTCGATATGGAAGATCCGTATGTGACTTACAAATCCAAATACATGGAATCGGTTTGGTGGTTGTTGAAACAAATCTACAATAAGGATTTGATGTATAAAGGGTACACCATTCAGCCGTATTCTCCAAAAGCAGGAACTGGTTTGAGTTCTCATGAAGTGAACCAGCCTGGAAGTTACAGAGATGTAACTGATACTACAGTTGTGGCACAATTTAAAAGCCCCCTAACCCCCGAAGGGGGAAATGAGGAGAACTCAATTTTAAAAGCATTCGGTCTTAGCTCCCCTCTTTCGGAGGGGCTGGGGGAGGCTTTTTTCTTAGCATGGACCACTACACCATGGACATTACCAAGTAATACTGCCTTGACTGTTGGTCCTCGAATAGAATATGTTTTGGTAAAAACATTCAATCAATATACTTTTCGTCCATCGAATGTGATTTTGGCTAAAAATTTGGTTGGGAAACAATTTGGCAAAGGATTTTTCGAAAGTAGTGAACCATCCGATTTTGAAAATTTCAAAGAAGGAGACAAAAAAATACCATTTCTAATCCTTGCCGAATGCAAAGGAGCTGATTTAGTTGGAATTCGTTACGAACAATTAATGCAATATGCATTGCCTTACCAAAATCCAGAGAATGCTTTTAGAGTAATTTCAGGAGATTTCGTAACCACCGAAGACGGAACCGGAATTGTGCACACTGCCCCAACTTTTGGAGCCGATGATGCCAAAGTAGCCAAAGAAGCTACACCAGAAGTTCCGCCAATGTTGGTATTGGATGAAAATGAAAATCCAGTTCCATTAGTCGATTTACAAGGAAGGTTCACCTCACACATGGGAGAATTTGGCGGTAAATATGTTAAGAACGAATATTATACTAATGGTGATGTGCCAGAACGTTCTATCGATGTAGAAATTGCCATTCGATTAAAAGAAGAAAACAAAGCATTCAAAGTAGAAAAATACGTGCACAGTTATCCACATTGCTGGAGAACCGACACGCCAATTTTATATTATCCTTTGGATTCTTGGTTTATAAAAATTACCGAGGTCAGAGACCGTATGTTCGACCTGAACGAAACCATCAATTGGAAGCCGAAAGCTACAGGAGAAGGTCGTTTTGGGAATTGGTTGAAAAACGCCAACGATTGGAATCTATCCCGTTCTCGTTTTTGGGGGATTCCATTGCCTATTTGGAGAACCGAAGACGGAACCGAAGAAATGCTAATAGGATCCGTAGAAGAATTATACAACGAAATCGAAAAAGCAATTCAGGCTGGTGTTCAAGTTGAGAATCCTTTTAAGGAATTTCAGATTGGAAACATGTCCGAAGAAAATTATGATTTGATTGATTTGCATAAAAATGTTGTCGATGAAATTACCTTGGTTTCTGCTTCTGGAAAAGCAATGAAGCGTGAGGCTGATTTGATAGATGTTTGGTTTGACTCAGGTGCCATGCCGTATGCGCAATGGCATTATCCTTTTGAAAACAAAGATAAAATAGACGAAAACAAAGATTTTCCAGCCAATTTTATTGCCGAAGGTGTGGATCAAACCCGTGGTTGGTTTTATACACTACACGCTATCGGAACTTTGGTTTTTGATAAAATAGCGTATAAAAATGTAGTTTCCAACGGTTTAGTGTTAGATAAAAACGGACAAAAAATGTCCAAACGTTTAGGAAATGCCGCAGATCCTTTCGAAACCTTAAAAGAATACGGTCCAGATGCTACGCGTTGGTACATGATATCGAATGCCAATCCTTGGGACAATTTAAAATTCGATTTAGAAGGAATTGCTGAGGTGCGTCGTAAGTTCTTTGGGACTTTATACAATACCTATTCATTCTTCAGTTTGTATGCCAATATTGATGGTTTTAAATACGCAGAAGCTGAGATTCCTGTAAACGAAAGACCGGAAATTGATCAATGGATTATTTCAGAATTAAATACTTTGATTGCAGCCGTTGATAGCTATTATGACGATTATGAACCTACAAAAGCGGCTCGTGCGATATCCGAATTTGTACAAGAGAACTTGAGTAACTGGTACGTTCGTTTGTGTCGTCGCCGTTTCTGGAAAGGAGACTATGCACAAGATAAAATTGCAGCTTATCAAACACTTTATACCTGTTTGTTAACCATAAGTAAATTAGGTGCACCAATTGCTCCTTTCTTTATGGATAAACTTTACAAAGATTTAACAGGAGCTACACAGAGCGAAAATTTTGAGTCTGTACATTTGGCACTGTTTCCAGTTTCAGTTGAAAAGTATGTTAATAAAATGTTAGAGAGCAAAATGCAGAAAGCACAGACGATTTCGTCACTGGTTTTGTCACTCAGAAAAAAGGAGATGATCAAGGTACGCCAACCATTGCAAAAGGTAATGATTCCAGTACTTGACGTGAATCAAAGACTCGAAATTGAAGCCGTTTCAGACCTCATAAAAGCAGAAGTAAATGTGAAAGAAATCGTACTTTTGGACGATGCTTCGGGAATTTTGATCAAACAAATAAAACCAAATTTCAAAGCTTTAGGGCCTCGATTTGGAAAAGATATGGGATTGATTTCCAAAGAGATACAAAATTTATCTACGGAACAAATCTCACAATTTGACAAGGAAGGATCTTTAACTATTGTAATTGCGGGAAATAGTGTAATTTTATCACTAGAAGATGTTGAAATATCCTCTCAAGATATCGAAGGATGGTTAGTCGCTAATTCAAACGGAATAACAGTTGCGTTAGATATTACGATTTCTCCCGAGTTGAAACAAGAAGGAATTGCAAGAGAATTGGTCAACAGAATTCAGAATATCCGTAAAGATGCAGGTTTTGAAGTAACGGATAAAATTAAAGTGCATTTGCAAAAGAATGATACTTTGGAAACAGCAGTAAAGGCCAACGAAGACTATATAAAATCGGAAACATTGACAGAAGTGCTTGTTTTTGAAGAGAATATAGCTCAGGGCACGGAAATTGAGTTTGATGGAATAACAACAAATATAATCATAACAAAAAATTAG
- a CDS encoding TraR/DksA family transcriptional regulator: MVDEIARYSDADLAEFKEIIQNKIEKAQADLDLIKSAYMNDLNNGTDDTSPTFKAFEEGSEIMSKEANSQLAIRQEKFIRDLKNALFRVENKTYGVCRITGKLIGKERLKIVPHATMSIEAKNLQR; this comes from the coding sequence ATGGTAGATGAAATTGCAAGATACTCTGACGCTGATTTGGCAGAGTTTAAGGAGATCATTCAAAACAAAATCGAAAAGGCTCAAGCCGATTTGGATTTGATAAAAAGTGCCTATATGAATGACCTTAACAATGGAACGGATGATACATCTCCCACTTTTAAAGCATTTGAAGAAGGTAGCGAAATCATGTCTAAAGAAGCTAACTCTCAATTGGCCATTCGTCAAGAAAAGTTTATTCGTGATTTGAAAAACGCACTTTTCCGTGTTGAAAATAAAACATACGGAGTTTGTAGAATTACAGGAAAATTAATCGGAAAGGAAAGATTAAAAATCGTTCCTCATGCCACAATGAGCATCGAAGCCAAAAATTTACAACGATAA
- a CDS encoding lipoprotein signal peptidase has translation MSLFKAYFLIIIILLVDQFSKIYIKTNFILGEEVHVFNWFQIHFIENEGMAWGTKIPGEYGKLILTVFRLFAVVGIGYWLWDAVEKNSSNYLIVAIALILAGAFGNIIDSVFYGVIFDDSHQQLATIFSDKPYGTWLNGQVVDMFYFPFIKDYPMPEWVPYFGGRNFTFFNAIFNVADMAISTGVGILIAFNKKAFHKSH, from the coding sequence ATGTCATTATTCAAAGCATACTTTCTCATCATTATTATATTATTAGTTGATCAATTTTCTAAAATTTATATAAAAACAAATTTTATTTTAGGCGAAGAAGTCCATGTCTTCAATTGGTTTCAAATTCATTTCATCGAAAATGAAGGGATGGCTTGGGGCACCAAAATACCGGGGGAATACGGAAAATTAATTTTAACCGTTTTTAGACTGTTTGCCGTTGTCGGAATTGGATATTGGTTGTGGGACGCCGTAGAGAAAAACAGCTCTAATTATCTCATAGTTGCCATCGCTTTAATACTTGCCGGCGCATTCGGGAACATCATCGACTCTGTTTTTTATGGCGTGATTTTTGACGACAGCCACCAGCAATTAGCCACTATATTTTCAGACAAACCCTATGGCACATGGCTCAACGGTCAAGTAGTCGATATGTTTTATTTTCCATTCATAAAAGACTATCCAATGCCAGAATGGGTTCCATATTTTGGTGGACGAAATTTCACTTTTTTCAATGCCATTTTCAACGTTGCCGATATGGCCATTTCAACTGGAGTTGGAATTTTAATCGCTTTCAACAAAAAAGCATTTCATAAAAGTCATTAG
- a CDS encoding 5-formyltetrahydrofolate cyclo-ligase, which yields MLKKELRAKYKALRNHLSEIEIEEKSLAIANEIIKLLIWEKTYFHIFLPIEEQKEINTEFILHLLAGKDKEIVISKSDFETREMTHFLLTDNTKIKKNKYNIPEPVDGLEVPTTKIDVVFVPLLAFDKKGNRVGYGKGFYDKFLTDCKPETIKIGLSFFAPEELISDVFENDVLLDFCVTPNGVWAF from the coding sequence ATGCTAAAAAAAGAATTACGAGCGAAATATAAGGCCTTACGCAACCACCTTTCTGAAATTGAAATTGAAGAAAAGAGTTTGGCTATTGCCAATGAAATTATCAAACTACTTATTTGGGAGAAAACCTATTTCCACATTTTTTTACCTATTGAAGAGCAAAAGGAAATCAATACTGAATTTATTCTTCACCTACTGGCTGGAAAAGACAAAGAAATTGTGATTTCAAAAAGTGATTTTGAAACTAGAGAAATGACTCATTTTCTTTTGACAGACAATACCAAAATAAAGAAAAACAAGTACAACATTCCCGAACCTGTTGATGGTCTAGAAGTTCCTACTACAAAAATTGATGTTGTTTTTGTCCCGCTTTTGGCTTTTGACAAAAAGGGAAACCGTGTAGGTTACGGCAAAGGTTTCTATGATAAATTCTTGACCGACTGCAAACCAGAAACCATTAAAATTGGTCTTTCGTTCTTTGCACCCGAAGAACTCATTTCGGATGTTTTTGAGAATGATGTGTTACTGGATTTTTGTGTGACTCCAAATGGAGTTTGGGCGTTTTAG
- a CDS encoding pyridoxal-dependent decarboxylase, translating into MLYWKKLSQKEKKARIEKALEENVNFSLDTSLGYPASKLDSKVYNEEASFLKDAPTLKTYVANPNHIGCHTLGTSEKAFKGTQEMEREVLNVLAVDVFKAQPNSFDGYISPGGTEANIQAIWMYRNYFNYKLGANPQEIAILASEDTHYSIPKAANILMLDWLKVPVDFNTREIDTFQLENIIIKAKEKGKKYFIVISNMGTTMFGAIDDPNDYIHILEKHNLLYKIHVDGAYGGFIYPFSNKESDLNFENPKISSITIDAHKMLQAPYGTGIFLCRKGLIENVLTKEAEYVEGMDLTLCGSRSGANAVAVWMILFTYGPFGWCEKVRILQMRTQWLCDQLDELKVGYFREPFMNIVTIQAQFIEESLVKKFDLVPQKHNGDNSWYKIVIMDHVEVDHLSTFITDLKESLYAKKRITSEI; encoded by the coding sequence ATGTTGTATTGGAAAAAATTATCTCAAAAAGAGAAAAAAGCCCGCATTGAAAAAGCCCTAGAAGAGAATGTAAATTTTTCTTTAGATACTTCTTTAGGATATCCCGCCTCAAAACTCGACAGTAAAGTCTACAATGAGGAAGCTTCCTTCTTAAAAGACGCTCCAACTCTGAAAACCTATGTAGCCAATCCTAATCATATAGGATGCCACACATTAGGCACGTCAGAAAAAGCTTTTAAAGGCACTCAAGAGATGGAACGTGAGGTCTTGAATGTACTCGCCGTAGATGTTTTTAAAGCGCAACCCAATTCCTTTGACGGCTACATTTCTCCAGGTGGAACTGAAGCCAACATTCAAGCCATTTGGATGTATCGCAATTATTTCAACTATAAACTTGGCGCAAATCCTCAAGAAATTGCCATACTTGCCTCTGAAGATACCCACTACTCTATTCCAAAAGCTGCCAATATACTAATGTTGGATTGGCTGAAAGTCCCTGTTGATTTTAATACCCGTGAAATTGACACGTTTCAATTGGAAAATATCATTATAAAAGCCAAGGAAAAAGGAAAGAAATATTTTATCGTAATATCAAATATGGGAACTACTATGTTTGGTGCTATTGATGATCCTAACGATTATATCCATATACTGGAAAAACACAATTTACTGTATAAAATCCATGTTGATGGTGCTTACGGAGGTTTTATCTACCCTTTTAGCAATAAAGAAAGTGATCTGAATTTTGAAAATCCAAAAATTAGTTCAATAACCATTGATGCACATAAAATGCTCCAAGCTCCTTATGGAACCGGAATATTTTTATGCCGAAAAGGCTTAATAGAAAACGTTTTGACCAAAGAAGCTGAGTATGTAGAAGGAATGGACTTAACCCTTTGTGGCAGTCGATCGGGAGCCAATGCAGTTGCAGTTTGGATGATTTTGTTTACTTATGGACCTTTTGGATGGTGTGAAAAAGTTCGAATTTTACAAATGAGAACACAGTGGCTCTGTGATCAATTGGACGAATTGAAAGTAGGGTATTTTAGAGAACCGTTTATGAATATTGTAACCATTCAAGCGCAATTTATCGAAGAAAGTTTGGTCAAAAAATTCGATTTGGTTCCTCAAAAACACAATGGTGATAATTCCTGGTATAAAATTGTGATTATGGATCACGTAGAAGTAGATCATTTGAGTACTTTTATCACCGATCTAAAAGAATCACTTTATGCTAAAAAAAGAATTACGAGCGAAATATAA
- a CDS encoding succinylglutamate desuccinylase/aspartoacylase family protein: MKDYKPLVIFGESVLPGESKTIQLEIARLHTTTKLTIPIIIKRSKIAGPVVLFSGGIHGDEFNGIEIVRQLISKKINKPKKGTIICIPIINIYGFINRSRDFPDGRDLNRVFPGSKKGSLASRFAYHIITDIMPLVDYAVDFHAGGASRFNAPQIRLTPNNPNVKILADAFNAPFTLFSKNIAGSFRSSSEKLNVKMLLFEGGKSLDINHDVAQEGINGIKRLLNHLDMLDPKHDVPIQKKPTIYIEKSGWLRAKCSGLLIDQNLVGQFVKKGTVLGMITDPFGKFERKIKAPNDGYVLNANHSPIVYQGDAIYHLSNTAEDNQELVF; this comes from the coding sequence ATGAAAGATTATAAACCTTTAGTAATTTTTGGCGAAAGTGTTTTGCCTGGCGAAAGTAAAACCATCCAACTGGAAATAGCTCGACTACATACCACAACAAAATTAACAATTCCGATAATTATTAAACGTTCCAAAATTGCTGGTCCTGTTGTTCTCTTTTCTGGAGGAATTCATGGAGACGAATTTAATGGCATCGAAATCGTAAGACAACTCATTAGTAAAAAAATAAACAAACCCAAAAAAGGCACCATCATTTGCATTCCCATTATAAATATATACGGATTCATCAATCGATCTCGAGATTTCCCCGATGGAAGGGATTTGAATCGGGTCTTTCCTGGCAGCAAAAAAGGATCATTAGCCAGCCGATTTGCCTATCATATCATCACCGACATCATGCCGCTTGTAGATTATGCCGTCGACTTTCATGCGGGCGGTGCCAGCCGATTTAACGCGCCACAAATTAGGCTTACACCAAATAACCCTAATGTAAAAATATTGGCCGATGCTTTTAATGCGCCTTTTACCTTATTTTCAAAAAATATTGCAGGCTCTTTTAGAAGTTCCAGCGAGAAACTGAATGTAAAAATGTTGCTCTTTGAAGGTGGAAAATCTTTAGATATTAATCACGATGTTGCACAAGAAGGAATCAATGGAATCAAGCGACTTTTGAACCATTTAGACATGCTCGATCCAAAACATGATGTACCAATCCAAAAAAAACCAACTATATATATTGAAAAATCAGGATGGTTAAGAGCCAAATGTTCAGGTTTGTTAATTGATCAAAATTTGGTAGGGCAATTTGTCAAAAAAGGAACCGTATTAGGCATGATAACTGACCCTTTTGGAAAATTTGAACGAAAAATAAAAGCACCAAACGACGGTTATGTACTCAATGCCAACCACTCACCAATTGTATATCAAGGAGATGCCATTTATCACCTTTCGAATACTGCTGAAGACAATCAAGAATTAGTCTTTTAA
- the uvrC gene encoding excinuclease ABC subunit UvrC, which produces MTNPNLALQIQTLPDGPGVYQYYDKEGKILYVGKAKNLKKRVSSYFNKIHDTAKTNVLVKKIVTIKHIVVPTETDALLLENNLIKTLQPRYNVLLRDDKSYPWLCIKKEPFARIFATRRMVKDGSEYFGPYTSFKTVHTILDLIKELYPLRTCNYDLSKNNIDSGKFKVCLEYHIGNCKGPCEGFETLENYQKQVDAIREILKGNFKESMKDFKRLMTSLAQDMHFEEAQKIKEKIEVLENYQSRSTIVNPKITNIDVFSIVSDESAAFVNFLQISHGSIIRSHTMEIKKKLEETDEELLELAIIELRERFQLLSKEVIVPFEVDLGPTLKITVPQLGDKKQILDLSIRNAKFYRIEQLKQLQIVDPDRHTNRIMAQMKSDLRLPVEPRHIECFDNSNIQGTNPVAACVVFKDGKASKKDYRHFNIKTVVGPDDFASMEEIVYRRYKRLLDENEPLPNLIIIDGGKGQLSSALKSIDALGLRGKIAIIGIAKRLEELFYPGDSIPLYLDKKSETLKVIQQLRNEAHRFGITFHRDKRSKAALNSSIESIPGIGEKTMLTLIQHFKSVKRLKLATEKEISDVIGVSKAKKITDFYNTK; this is translated from the coding sequence ATGACCAATCCTAATTTAGCCCTGCAAATACAAACCCTACCTGACGGTCCTGGTGTATATCAATATTACGATAAAGAAGGGAAAATTTTATATGTAGGTAAAGCTAAGAATTTAAAAAAACGAGTTTCTTCTTATTTTAATAAAATTCACGATACTGCGAAAACCAATGTATTGGTCAAGAAAATTGTTACTATCAAGCATATCGTGGTTCCTACGGAAACAGATGCTCTTTTGCTAGAAAACAATTTGATAAAAACCTTGCAACCCAGATACAATGTGTTATTGCGTGATGATAAAAGTTACCCTTGGCTGTGTATCAAGAAAGAGCCTTTTGCGCGCATTTTTGCCACCCGAAGAATGGTAAAAGACGGGTCAGAATATTTTGGGCCTTACACCAGTTTTAAGACCGTACACACTATTTTAGATTTGATAAAAGAATTGTATCCCTTGCGGACTTGTAATTATGATTTAAGTAAAAATAATATTGACAGCGGTAAATTTAAAGTCTGTTTAGAATACCATATTGGCAATTGCAAAGGCCCTTGCGAAGGGTTTGAAACATTAGAAAATTATCAAAAACAAGTCGATGCGATTCGGGAAATTTTAAAAGGGAATTTCAAGGAAAGCATGAAAGATTTCAAACGTCTCATGACCAGTTTGGCACAAGACATGCATTTTGAAGAAGCCCAAAAAATAAAAGAAAAAATAGAAGTGCTCGAGAATTACCAATCTCGTTCTACAATTGTAAATCCGAAGATAACCAATATTGATGTTTTTTCTATCGTTTCTGATGAAAGTGCGGCTTTTGTCAACTTTTTGCAAATTTCTCATGGTTCCATTATTCGATCGCACACGATGGAAATTAAAAAGAAGCTTGAAGAAACAGATGAGGAATTATTAGAATTGGCTATAATCGAATTGCGGGAGCGCTTTCAATTATTGTCCAAAGAAGTGATTGTTCCTTTTGAAGTAGATTTGGGACCAACATTAAAAATTACAGTACCACAACTGGGAGACAAAAAACAGATACTTGATTTATCCATTCGAAATGCTAAGTTTTATAGAATAGAACAACTCAAACAATTGCAAATTGTAGATCCAGATCGCCATACCAATAGAATTATGGCACAAATGAAAAGTGATTTGCGTTTGCCAGTGGAGCCGAGACATATAGAATGTTTTGACAACTCTAATATTCAAGGAACCAATCCCGTGGCGGCTTGTGTGGTTTTCAAAGATGGGAAAGCAAGCAAAAAGGATTACAGACATTTTAATATAAAAACGGTAGTGGGTCCAGATGATTTTGCTTCGATGGAAGAAATCGTTTATCGCCGTTACAAAAGATTGTTGGACGAAAACGAGCCTTTGCCCAATCTAATTATTATTGACGGAGGAAAAGGGCAATTGTCATCAGCATTAAAGAGTATTGACGCTTTGGGACTTCGCGGTAAAATTGCTATTATCGGAATTGCCAAAAGGCTAGAAGAATTGTTTTATCCTGGAGATTCTATTCCATTATATCTGGATAAAAAGTCTGAAACACTGAAAGTCATTCAACAATTGCGTAATGAAGCCCACCGTTTTGGAATTACATTTCACCGCGACAAAAGAAGTAAAGCGGCATTGAATTCTTCTATAGAAAGTATTCCAGGAATTGGCGAAAAAACAATGCTTACGTTAATTCAACATTTTAAAAGTGTTAAAAGATTGAAACTGGCAACCGAAAAAGAAATTTCGGACGTTATAGGAGTATCAAAAGCCAAAAAAATTACCGACTTTTACAACACAAAGTAA